Proteins encoded by one window of Cucurbita pepo subsp. pepo cultivar mu-cu-16 chromosome LG14, ASM280686v2, whole genome shotgun sequence:
- the LOC111810540 gene encoding phytohormone-binding protein-like — translation MVKEARAEAKLGVGVETLWKALVEDLRFIVPKLIPNTVENIELLHGNGGIGSVLLFHLGPDVKIMKIQKERIVELDETKHEFGLEVMEGILLKKGFSSFKTTFKLSSMGEKETLVDIKVVYETERDGEDEVEMKEAATKPALSFLQLLEKFLLDLSS, via the exons ATGGTCAAGGAGGCTAGAGCTGAAGCAAAACTTGGGGTTGGTGTTGAAACCCTTTGGAAAGCTTTGGTTGAAGATTTGAGATTCATCGTTCCAAAGCTCATTCCCAACACCGTTGAAAACATTGAGCTCCTTCATGGAAATGGTGGCATTGGCTCTGTCTTGCTCTTCCATCTTGGCCCCG ACGTAAAGATAATGAAGAtccagaaagaaagaatcgtAGAACTTGACGAGACAAAACATGAATTTGGGCTAGAAGTGATGGAAGGAATTCTCTTAAAAAAggggttttcttctttcaagaCAACATTCAAGCTTTCCTCCATGGGAGAGAAGGAAACCCTAGTAGATATCAAGGTTGTTTATGAGACGGAAAGAGATGGTGAAGATGAAGTTGAGATGAAGGAAGCAGCAACAAAGCCAgctctttcatttcttcaactCTTGGAGAAGTTTCTTCTTGATTTATCAtcttaa
- the LOC111810547 gene encoding phytohormone-binding protein-like: MVTKEAKAEAKLGVEIETLWKALAKDLRFIIPQLMPDTVEKIELLHGDGGVGSILLFHLVHKEEAMRSQKERIVEVDETRHELVIQVLEGNVLKRGFSSFKTTFKLSSLSEKESLVDIKVAYETEKDGEDEQARMDAIATAPPLYFFQLLEKFLLPTSNT; this comes from the exons ATGGTTACAAAGGAGGCTAAAGCTGAAGCAAAACTTGGGGTTGAAATTGAAACCCTTTGGAAAGCATTGGCTAAAGACTTGAGATTTATCATTCCACAGCTCATGCCCGACACCGTTGAAAAAATTGAGCTCCTTCATGGAGATGGCGGCGTTGGCTCGATCTTGCTCTTCCATCTTGTTCATA AGGAGGAAGCGATGAGGAGCCAGAAGGAAAGGATTGTGGAAGTTGATGAAACAAGGCATGAACTTGTGATACAAGTGTTGGAAGGGAATGTATTGAAAAGagggttttcttctttcaagaCAACGTTTAAGCTGTCCTCTTTGagtgaaaaggaaagcctTGTGGATATCAAAGTTGCTTATGAGACTGAAAAAGATGGAGAAGATGAACAAGCTCGCATGGACGCAATTGCAACTGCCCcacctctttatttttttcaactctTGGAAAAGTTTCTTCTTCCTACATCAAATACTTAA